ttaagaaaactagcaacggatcacacctCCTCCATGCATTTTAAAGTAGTTGTTGGTGAATCTCAATTATTGCTGGTTGCATAAAACTGCTAATATAGATTCTCAAGAACATATCTTCTTTGGATTTGGGGGAAAATTTTATAGCCTGCATTAGTATATAAATTGTTACTTGTCCATTCCTGCAGAACTCTTTGATTGAATTCGGAAGAGTCGTAGATGCGAAAGAACAGGTAGTAGCTGGTACAATGTACCATCTTACATTGGAGGCGGTCGATGGGGGCCAAAACAAGATATATGAAGCTAAAGTGTGGGTGAAGCCATGGATGAATTTCAAGCAGCTTCAGGAATTTAAGGAGGTTGATGATAACCACCCAATCACATCTTCGGCTCTTGGCGTTGAGCGTGGTAAGAAGCTACATATTTTGGACTTGTGTTCCTTGTTAATGGTATAGTTTGTCATCCACGCATCTCCTGCTTCTTTACAGTTTTAAAAAGAATGGTTGCTTTCAAGTATCGATAATAGACCGAGACCTAAAGGTATAGCTCAAAACAGTTGATAGTAAATTGCCTGATCTGTTTCCGGAGATGTGCCCTGTGATGCTTGTCGCcgtcaattaattaaattatggaaatCGTTTCATTTTTCAACTGAGGCACTCGTGTGGGATGCAGGTTATTGAGGATTCTGTCGAGCCTCGACTGCTTCCGAAGTAAAGGGAAGAGATCTTCAAACACAATCATCGTAGTAACTTAGTAAGCAAAAACTTGAAAGAAACTAGTATCTTTATGGCATGTGATATACTGTGCCTGAAGCTGTTAGAACTTGATGTGTATATTCTTGATAAATATGAGATATTTGTGTAAAGGGGGCACCATTTTATGAGAGAATATGTCTGTGATGTACATAATATCGACTATTACTAATATTTGTGGATATTTTTATGTACACACGCTCCGTACTTGCCATTCCACCTATATGAGTAAGAGTTATGTACTTTTGTGTGTGAGTTGGCTAAGCAGTAGATAGATTAATGCATGAAACCAAAGGTCTCAGGTCTGAGTCCTTCATGGCGCggcttttaaattaaattcatttaCCCATTAAAAAACGAGTTATTCACTTTGAGTACGTATATGATTATAATTCTTTGCTTATAAGGTCCGAGTTCATGCTCTAGTTGATTGCCGGTGGACCTGATTGATGTATGGAAGATAAACACTATACCCTCTGTCCCCTATTGTGTCTCCCAGATTTCCATTTTGGTTCATTCTTAATCTTACCATTAAATTTTGTATTATCTTTGGCATTGAATCCTACATTCCACAAACTAACTCTTTCACATTCACATTTTTTTAcaatactaatatataaagtagAACTCATATTATCCTAACTTtccattacttttttttaaaatcatgttGGATCAAAGTGGGACATATATTGAGAGACGGAGTATTAATTAGGAAGCTAACATGTATGAAGCCAGGGGAGTTTTAAATCTTAAGTCTGATTCGTAGATTTGTGTTAACATAATTAAGACGTAAGAACAAGAATGCTCCAAAATCACTCATGGTGGTCTTTATGACATACTTTCCCCGCatgtgaaatgttgtccagttttgtcattttggttcgGTCGTGAAAAGTTGTCTACTttgcttttttttctattttttataaatggtattcactttccactaactctttatactcacattatattataaaactaatatataaaaatgagatcttgattccactaactttcaactcacttttcttcatatttcttaaattattttcataaatgaattacacactataaattaataattaaaataaaaataaattattatcaaaattttagaattcataaatatatataataattttgtattaaataactaaaaatataaaattaaataaatttaatattaaaatacacttcgaactattttttaaaacatggcACCAATTATAGAATGATACCATAGTCATCCATATccataaatgaatataaataacAATGATGAAATCTGTAAAATTAGAACAAAACTTATCAAATTATTAAATAGagaacataaaaataattaaaataacatattcTCTATACGATCTACAACTAAAATCAATAAACCCATGAAGCTACAAATTAAATACTCTAAAACCATAATATCTCCGACTACCATATTTCATCCACCCATCGAGGAGGTTTAATCTAGTTAAAGTGACCGACTTTGAGTCTCTAGAAACACTAAAGCAAAGGATATTATTTGGTAATAACTTATTGTTATTCATAGGATCCTAGAATTTTGCATCCATTCCGTATCATCTTTCCGAACCACATTTTCTGTTCTAtttatattttcctttttacttgtttttaattgaatttcatTCAAGTACTCCCTCCTTCCACGATTAAGCATATTAAGCTGATTTGACAGGAGTTTTAAAAATTGCAATGGAAATTaggtagaaaaagttagtagagtgttagtcttacttttatatattagttttataataaaatactccctctgtcctataaaaatatgggcggatgagatgacacgagaattaagataaaattggtaaaataagagataaggggagaatgatatggtaaagtaagagagaggaggagaattatagttaaagtagagttagtggatagtggaacctacattattaaattgatattactttccaaaaatggaatgcacatatttttgtaggatagacgaaaatggaaagtgcacatatttttatgggacggagggagtattagtttggAAATGAATTAGTGGACTGTGGGGCCCATTACCAAAAGTAGCAAAAAGTAAATGAGGCACTTAATTGTGAACacgaaaaaggaaatttgaGACATTTAatcgtggatggagggagtattattttaaaataaaattccaatTTGATtttctagatagtagttgaaattggttCGCTAAAGCTCATTTAAATTGTTCCGATGCCGGCGCGAGTGGGTCAGGAGCCAGTTCGCGCCGTTGGTCACCAAAGACGAAAGCGGCAAAAGCTAGTCGCagaggaagaaagagccaaGCACAAGTGCCCCCCAAGGTCCACCCCCTCCTATCCCTCGTAATCCAAACAACTTATTCAGCTATTTGCAAACGACTCTCAATACTGATACGTCCCGAATGAATCCAAAATAACAAGTTGTGCACGGCCAGATGATTGATGCCCCTCCAACGTAAATTGGATACATCGGTCATACCGTCGCAACCGCCACAATAGTTTTTAACTTTTAGGACCAGAATTATGTATGCCATTTTTAATTTCCtaaattaagtaatttttaatttttaggatttttaaattgtgcaattttttatttttaggatttatattatgtagcttttatttttttaggaatttgtaagtcatttttggatattttaataatactattaatgaaatgtttatattaattgtaAGTTTGAATTAAAGAATAGAATAGTGATACCCATAAATAGTTATAGAATGAATGAATTGTTGGATGTGTTGTTCCTGTTGGAATCGTATTTGGTCAATggactttgaccaataataactgtgacgagacatttaattttgtaaaattaaatgcaatagcaacgatctactttcggagtagatgaccatggtatattcattttctcttaACCAATTCCTGGTGAGCGAGATATTATGAATTAAAGTTTGTCACAATTGTAAGCTACTCCGTCCGTTcgcaaataggagtcccattcatttctggcacgagttttaagaaaaagaaaagtgggtgaaagaaagttagtggaatatgaaccccgcttgtatatattagttttaaatgatgtGTGAGTGGAATGatttggtggaatgtgagaccttttaccatttatagaaataatgaattcggactcctattcgcgggcGGAAAAATATAgcaaaacgggactcctattcgcgaactgagggagtataaaagAGCTATGATATAAAACCAAATGATTAATTAATGTGTTAATTATCTACATCGGTGGAGAGAACCTTGTTAAACATGTATTTAACAAGAtgaattattacatgtaataattatagtggactaagatgggctgTAGAGCCCATAGGCGCGCCGCCGTCGCCCCGCCGCGAGCCCGTGTCcgtggacttggacttggacttggttccaagatcttggatcttggaaaTTGGTATTTGGGCCTGATCGTGGGGCTCGGTGCTTGGGCTCGACCCAAGGCTGGTTGGTCTAGTTCTTTTTAGAGCACCAACGTTTCCACGTTAGCGAGCCAAGTGGGATGACACCTCGTTAGTATGACGTGGTAAAGCCAACGTGGCTGACACGTGATGAAGTCCACGTGGACTCCATCATGACACTCATAATGagtgttgactccatcaattcAAATGAGTGGACTtgacctataaataggcatgcaccCCTCACATTCCCTATACAACCACAAGCAAACTTAGCATAtcatttgcatagctctctccctctAGCTGCATAGTCTTTTGTggaagctctgccctcgccatcATCCAGTTTGTCGGAGCTTGTTATGTTtgcggtgctgcaacgaacaagacTAAGTCGTTTTAtttttggggacgacacgccaatccgagagcactaccggggcgtatctcatcttgcggaaAGAAGACTCCTCGACTCAGCTTACATCTATGGTTTAcaatttcaattattattttgattatttcAGTTCGGTTTATTGAACTTTTATCTTCATTCTTcacttgggttgtattacgcccgactAGTGTATCTTTTTATCACAATAATTATTCCAGAAACCAACAGTTCCTTAGTTGAGgaatagaataaaaaatgaataaaaatgagGATGGGTGAATAATGTATATGAAATTCCAAGGAGTGCCATTGTTGATTTTTTGAATTAAActagaaattataaataaattaaaccaATATATGTATGTCTATAATGCGGATGCATTTATTGTTTACTTATCAcaacaaaattaaaacaaaagtatcaagaaaaatagataatgattgtaataaaaatgattatttGCGTATATTAAGATAGTGGGAAGAGATCCAAATAATGATTTTGAGGTGTTTATGAATTGGTGGTGGTGACGGTGATGGTGGTAGTAGTTGGCTAACACACAATTTTAAATGTTTGTACAAAGTTATGTGGAGAATCGATGCAGCATAATTAATGGTTGGACTTTTAAGTGGCTTCCATGCAAGATTAATTACCCCTTTTGCTCTACCCATTATCCATATGCTTTACGAAATTTATTTGTTATCTACCTCAATACACATATCAAAGAAAGGCACAAAAACCAAATGAAAATAAATCCTATCAGAAAGGAAAAGaacaaaatacaataaattaaCCTAGTAAAGGAGTATAAAAGGTTTCCCTAGTGTTCAGGGAAAACTCAAATTTACtagttttcatattttaaaaaaatagatatttttGGAACGAccaaatttttaatatataattggcGAATTGTAAGAGacgtagaaagaaaaagtgattagaTTATTGTTATGAAATAATGAGACTCACCATATTACAGAGATAAAAATTACCCAAAATAGAAGTGAATTATTTTTATGCAAcagactaaaatagaaatagtctTTATTTTATGGGATGAGGGGAGTATATAAAGAGGCATAATTTGATTTAAACCCTCCAAATAAAATATGTATCCTTTAATCACTAAAAGCATCTCCAAGGGAGAAAAGTAAATTTAAAAGGCACATTTCTCATTTATCTTCTCTAAAAGATAATCATATCTCCTTAAACAGTAATTAAAGAGAAGAAGGTAAATGGAAAggcaaacaaaaataactaattcTTTACCTTAATTTTATGTGAAGAAGTGAGAagatacaatttttttaaattgaagaTGCCAAGATGGTATAATACTCTCTCAAAAACTTCATCCCTTAGAAATCAATTTCTATAAAGAAAGATAAATATGATACTAgttatttttctttatctcttTACTTCTTGCCTTTACCTCTCTTGCCTTGGAGATATGCAAGATTATAAGTATCCATTTCAAGTACAGTTTACTTATAATTGTATACACATAATAACATGTGTAGATACTCTTGAGTgaatttttcttttaaaaaaactctTAACATTCGTTAAACACGAAAGCAATGTATGTACGTGAAGGTACTTATAAAACAAATTGCATTTCAGATGCTtgatactccttccatccctaATAATTTGCCACCATTTGACAtaacatggattttaagaaatgtataaaaaatagattgaaaaagttaacGTATGtaatcctatttttatatattagttttataataaaatgcgagtgacaataaattagtggaatatgagactcactacccaaaatagtaaaagtgaaatctgacaaatttttaggaacggacgaaaatgaaaataaatgacaaatttgacggagggagtagttcatAAGTATCAATCACTATGCagatataatatttttaaagatGACTTAAGCTCAATTATCATAATTAGACATAGTTATAATGCCCCTTCTCAAAAATAAAGTAATGGAGTAATACAATTACCTCAAAAAGTATCAATAGTTATATCTTGTCCAGATTCTAACGTTATTCCAggatttttatgtttttgaatatgatattattttggccaaacAAAATCCGTGCAACCCTTTCCATTTCATTTAATGATTGATAGTTTTATATACTATTGTCTCGCTAcgaattttgttttttgtttgaaGTGGTTTGAGGCTTTGAGCGAGTGTGTGATGGCTGATGAGCAAGATTCGCCTTAAAACATTTGTGTGTTCCACTTGCaagattttgtttatttttcttttctaataTTGCCACTGAATTTTCTTTAAGATTTAATCATAAATGATGCTAAACACAATATGATCACCTACAATACTTAAAAATTTGGTATATTTGATATTGgttcaataaaattaattcatCTGATACTTATCATTTTAGGACTATTATATCTTTAAGTATGACCTAGTTTTGTCGTTGGGTCTATATCTATCTTTCCTATTAAAACCTCAACCCACGCTACTGGCTAATATAATGAAGTATaagatcgatcccacagagatggatgtaggcgtaATACACTTGTGACGACATTCAGGAGGGTTGGCTTGCTACCATACTTCTGGGGTTGAGTTATACTAGACGAGAAATTGAATCAGGGACTATACttctcctgaccagtaggtcacAACTACTTCATATTGTGGTTGTGTACGTGAATGGAAGGACTGAACTACTAGTGTGCATGTGAAAAGGgcgaaacttactaaaaatgagtCGACAAAAGTAAAATGGAATAAAAGACTATGCTGGCTATCTAACTACCTGGACAAGCAGAAAAAGCTTAAAAAGCAAATGACAAAAGCTAAAAGCAATAAAGTGGTTCCAAACGTAGATTGTGACATTCTCTTCTTCTCCAAAATACGAAAAATGATCAGAAACTCAGGATTCCATCGATTGATGCTCAAAATCAAACTCAACAAACTTATATCTAACTCGAAATTCAACTACGAAAGCTAAACCATGCAGAAATCGGCAAACAACAAACTCATCAGCATGTAAGGTGGCGTAAACTCAGATCTCATTCATTAGTGATAACTACATCGATTAATCCTTGCAAAAGCTTGAGAAATCACTAGATCTATCTAACTAAGCAGATCTAAACATGcaaacataaaaaatcaacTCCAAATCTCTAGATCTACCTAATTATGCGGCAAGAAATCCATTAGCACTTGAAACACAAAGCAAactgttaggtttggtatactgaaaagcatgtttcgagcacgaatacaatcttgcttgtatacgaaaaactctacaatccacttttaacccgattcagtattatttgagcagtttcgcacgaatagaatcactaatattattacattgtgtttgcttgtgcatttataagatgttttataaacatttaaatgcataagaagaaaacaaagtctaagtctttgttttattagaccggttgtgggcgtcgtccaccttaaggtaacacggtcagttctgaacaaagaaaaataagaatttcacaaacCAGATAGGCtcagactacctatcgtgaaagattgcaatgtcagtctgacatttctaagccttactgaaataagatgacattggtatggtatagcactgaacgaatctaacagcaagacacgTCTTCATGCTATCTACTGGAAGACTAAgtcttgataaacaactatttcttaatcaacatacgttagcattgagcatacgttattgattaagcattactttgacttatcaaatggtgcgggtatttcgcaacccaataatcctgatataatTGGTGTAGTAATTAATAtatagcggtgctaggattgctattatgttgaatcgcgcgCCTGGTGAGTTtagtttgataatgtcctcaagatgagctcgaacaaggttttattattcgaaaactggccagttggaatttaattattccatgaataataaataagtgttttttGCTAAGTCcgctcttggaattaataagatgttaattaattaagtccatagcagacattaattaattaatggatatttatatcttaagcacaGAAATTAATCATTTAAACAAAACagaagcccggattacttataatttcggatttggatgggcagtgtaatattacttctgtagtggctgctcgtattATTCCAAtgtaagcttgtattaaattgtgggttcaatttaattagtaaaaagctaattgggggaggccatatccaaaaccttccatagatccctgactaggcccaatatgtaacttaatataaataggagaataaatgagacataaTTAAGATTGAATGATGATGAAAATCACGTCCACTCCTAAATAGAGTGAGGGGTgattttttcattattattcTCCTCAGTGAGTTTTTCAACTCTTCCCGTGAGAAagtttctgtcttctttattcgagtcctagtattttgataagatcagcccacccacatatcgagatacagttcgggaaccagtcagaagatccgtggtctagtattgaagatcatcgtggagaaggcgctagcaatcgatgattctttggataatcaaatcggtaactctaaattgtagtattcatgtttaggatttactttctttaagaa
This portion of the Salvia splendens isolate huo1 chromosome 10, SspV2, whole genome shotgun sequence genome encodes:
- the LOC121750160 gene encoding cysteine proteinase inhibitor A-like isoform X1 encodes the protein MNLKCRTIDFGLLLVVAAVVCQIGFCSESPKSIKVGGLQNSLKIDDIGRFAVQEHNKNQNSLIEFGRVVDAKEQVVAGTMYHLTLEAVDGGQNKIYEAKVWVKPWMNFKQLQEFKEVDDNHPITSSALGVERVLKRMVAFKYR
- the LOC121750160 gene encoding cysteine proteinase inhibitor A-like isoform X2, whose protein sequence is MNLKCRTIDFGLLLVVAAVVCQIGFCSESPKSIKVGGLQNSLKIDDIGRFAVQEHNKNQNSLIEFGRVVDAKEQVVAGTMYHLTLEAVDGGQNKIYEAKVWVKPWMNFKQLQEFKEVDDNHPITSSALGVERGY